One stretch of Zingiber officinale cultivar Zhangliang chromosome 6B, Zo_v1.1, whole genome shotgun sequence DNA includes these proteins:
- the LOC121988508 gene encoding BEL1-like homeodomain protein 9 — protein MASAAAAAAANRLAGGAGEEQEEEQSAFLRDHRRSCYHVPQQSRREKLRFPTHCSLSLDSSSSRIGRSAPHGPFTGYAAVLGRSRFLQPALRLLEEVCQVGQQRRRAGSLGDALLGADTTMRKEFSPVTCGEHRRRKTRLNCLLDEVHRRYKQYYHQMQAVVTSFEAVAGLSNAAPYASMALEAMTKHFSGLGSIISGQLRPTTDGLGNEGVNREPTASSSLLNRSCCFHGPPAAEAVATFAQPHFWRPQRGLPERAVAVLRAWLFEHFLHPYPTDVDKQNLAKQTGLTRNQVSNWFINARVRLWKPMVEEVHALEMREKSKMSGNGDRGQPPQIQTASSRSRTDQYPSTHIREPPPLESAGPCRSGVSLTLGLHRSVGIHFSDSLHGPEECSCCCLYEEMNK, from the exons ATGGCGTCGGCAGCGGCAGCAGCAGCGGCTAACCGGTTGGCTGGAGGTGCAGGGGAGGAGCAGGAAGAGGAGCAGAGTGCGTTTCTTCGCGACCACCGGCGGTCGTGCTACCACGTGCCGCAGCAGAGCCGGAGGGAGAAGCTCAGATTCCCTACGCACTGCTCTCTCTCCCTCGACTCGTCCTCGTCGCGGATCGGCCGGTCGGCGCCCCACGGGCCGTTTACAGGCTACGCCGCGGTGCTCGGCCGCTCCCGGTTTCTCCAACCTGCGTTGAGGCTTCTCGAGGAGGTGTGCCAAGTGGGGCAGCAACGACGGCGAGCAGGAAGCCTCGGGGACGCGCTTTTGGGCGCAGATACGACGATGAGGAAGGAGTTCTCCCCTGTTACCTGCGGGGAGCACCGCCGGAGGAAGACACGGCTAAATTGTTTGCTCGATGAG GTTCACAGAAGATACAAACAATATTATCATCAGATGCAAGCCGTCGTCACCTCGTTCGAGGCTGTCGCAGGATTGAGCAATGCGGCTCCGTACGCCTCGATGGCTCTCGAGGCCATGACCAAGCACTTCAGTGGCCTGGGGAGCATTATCTCCGGCCAACTCCGTCCGACGACCGACGGTCTCGGAAACGAAGGCGTCAATCGAGAACCAACGGCGAGCTCCTCGCTTCTGAACAGAAGCTGTTGTTTCCATGGGCCGCCGGCGGCAGAAGCCGTCGCCACCTTCGCGCAGCCACACTTCTGGCGTCCGCAGAGAGGGCTTCCTGAGCGGGCAGTCGCCGTGCTCCGTGCCTGGCTCTTCGAACACTTCCTGCACCC GTATCCCACCGACGTCGACAAGCAAAATTTGGCTAAACAGACAGGATTGACAAGAAACCAG GTTTCTAACTGGTTTATCAACGCGAGAGTGCGACTATGGAAGCCGATGGTCGAGGAAGTGCACGCCCTGGAGATGCGCGAGAAGAGCAAGATGTCTGGAAATGGCGATCGCGGTCAGCCTCCACAAATCCAGACCGCGAGCTCAAGAAGTCGCACCGATCAGTACCCATCGACGCACATTCGAGAACCTCCTCCTCTTGAATCTGCTGGTCCTTGCAGGAGTGGAGTCTCACTCACGTTGGGACTCCACCGGAGTGTTGGAATTCACTTTTCCGACTCGCTTCACGGCCCAGAGGAGTGCTCATGTTGCTGCTTGTACGAGGAGATGAATAAATAG
- the LOC121988507 gene encoding rho guanine nucleotide exchange factor 8-like: MVRLIKRGHRHEEGDEAYDSTLKSQIPQDVNSNSPAHDEDAFFNGQWDAGPGPSSRAVQIDRSMVVGPRSHQNDGGGAAGPPPSDMELMKDRFAKLLLGEDMSGGGNGVSSALALSNAITNLAASVFAEQSRLEPMSAERKMRWRREMNWLLSVADYIVEFVPSKQTSKDGVTMEIMITQQRKDLQLNIPTLCKLDTMLIGTLDDFEDQKMFWYVSRDAAESEKGNAQRKDDKWWLPTVRVPPHGLSEDSSRWLQFQKDSATQVLKVAMAINAQVLMEMEVPDAYIESLPKNGRSSLGDAIYKSITTDDVFDPEEFLETLDLSTEHKIVDLKDRIEASVVIWRKKMHDKEAKSSWGSTISLEKREQFEERAETILILIKQRFPGIPQSALDISKIQYNNDVGLAILESYSRILESLAHLVISRIEDVFYTDSLAKGPTTKSSNARQSFSNVAPANKPDNREELVTLSDFMSWPSESEPAEDMRRSTGDVVKKPPEVKTKKFLYIDKVRHLGGLRSPTARH; this comes from the exons ATGGTGCGGTTGATCAAGCGAGGGCATAGGCATGAGGAGGGCGACGAGGCGTACGACTCTACATTGAAGAGTCAAATACCGCAGGACGTGAATTCGAACAGCCCAGCCCACGATGAAGACGCGTTCTTCAACGGCCAGTGGGACGCCGGCCCTGGTCCTTCTAGCCGGGCAGTGCAGATCGATCGATCCATGGTCGTCGGACCGAGGTCACATCAGAATGATGGTGGCGGCGCCGCTGGTCCACCGCCCTCTG ACATGGAACTGATGAAAGATAGATTTGCTAAGCTACTGCTTGGTGAAGATATGTCAGGTGGTGGAAATGGAGTTTCATCAGCTCTTGCTCTGTCCAATGCCATCACCAACCTTGCTG CATCTGTTTTTGCCGAGCAATCGCGATTAGAGCCAATGTCTGCTGAACGAAAAATGCGGTGGAGGAGGGAAATGAACTGGCTTTTGTCAGTTGCTGATTACATTGTAGAATTTGTTCCTTCAAAGCAGACATCAAAGGATGGAGTAACCATGGAG ATAATGATAACTCAACAACGCAAAGATCTTCAATTGAACATCCCTACACTATGCAAGCTCGATACGATGCTCATC GGCACCCTCGATGACTTTGAGGACCAGAAAATGTTCTGGTATGTTTCGAGAGACGCTGCCGAATCCGAGAAGGGAAATGCACAAAGAAAGGATGACAAATGGTGGCTTCCTACTGTGAGAGTCCCTCCGCATGGACTCTCAGAGGACTCCAGCAGATGGTTGCAGTTCCAGAAAGATTCAGCTACACAAGTGCTCAAGGTAGCCATGGCAATCAATGCTCAGGTTCTCATGGAAATGGAGGTCCCCGACGCCTACATCGAATCTCTTCCAAAG AATGGGAGGTCGAGCTTAGGAGATGCGATCTACAAAAGCATCACCACAGACGATGTGTTCGACCCCGAAGAATTCTTGGAAACCCTGGACCTGTCAACCGAGCACAAGATCGTCGATCTCAAGGACCGAATCGAGGCCTCCGTTGTGATCTGGAGGAAGAAAATGCATGACAAGGAAGCCAAGTCCTCCTGGGGTTCCACCATCAGTTTGGAGAAGAGAGAGCAGTTTGAAGAGCGAGCCGAGACAATCTTGATCCTTATCAAGCAAAGATTTCCTGGGATCCCTCAATCGGCTCTGGACATAAGCAAGATCCAATACAACAAT GATGTTGGATTGGCGATCCTCGAGAGCTACTCGAGGATCTTGGAAAGCTTAGCTCACTTGGTTATTTCACGAATTGAGGATGTTTTTTACACGGATTCTCTCGCTAAAGGTCCAACGACCAAGAGTTCAAACGCGAGGCAATCCTTCTCCAATGTGGCACCGGCGAATAAGCCGGATAACAGAGAAGAATTGGTGACTCTATCGGATTTCATGAGCTGGCCGAGCGAGTCGGAACCTGCTGAGGACATGAGGAGGAGCACAGGGGACGTGGTGAAGAAGCCTCCAGAGGTTAAGACCAAGAAGTTCTTATACATAGATAAGGTGAGGCACCTAGGAGGCTTGAGAAGTCCTACTGCTCGTCACTAG